The genomic region GTTGTGATGAGATTACGCGAGGATGCCATATCTTTTCTGGAGGAATGCGTCAGCGCGGATCTGGTGCTTTACGAGATTGGTAACTTCCTTTGGAAGACGCGATACTCTGAACTTCTGGAGCCATTTAGACATGTCCTTGAGTTCATACCGCTGGAGAGCGTTGGGTTGAACCATGAGGTCCTCAAGATCGCCAATGACGAGAGGTTAACCTACTATGACGCGGTCTACCTTTACCTCAGTAGGAGGAGAGGACTTCAGCTAATAAGTGAAGACAATGACCTGGTTAGAAGGGGAGCCATAACGGTTCAACAGGCACTTGGGAAATGAGGAGCCAGTTCAACAGTATTCCTCAAGTTTCCTAAGGTAATCATTAACGTTCCTTCTGCTGGACTCGTCACGGAGATATCCTTGATCCAGGGAATTCCTCTGAGCACAATAAACTAGAACCGCCTTCATCTTGTCTTCCTCGCTCCTCTGGAGCTTCCAGGCCTCCAAGTAACTGATAATAACCTCCTCGGGAGGGGATATATACACCCAATAGGACCCGTCCACCACCAGTTTTAGAGGCTCCTTTCTCCTGTCATAAACGTTAGATACAATGTCTATTCCCCTTTCCGAAATCTCTCTAATTCTGGGCAGCATTATCTTCAATCCAAGGTCGGAGATCCTGGAC from Metallosphaera sedula DSM 5348 harbors:
- a CDS encoding type II toxin-antitoxin system VapC family toxin, whose translation is MARYVIDASSIIEVVMRLREDAISFLEECVSADLVLYEIGNFLWKTRYSELLEPFRHVLEFIPLESVGLNHEVLKIANDERLTYYDAVYLYLSRRRGLQLISEDNDLVRRGAITVQQALGK